The proteins below come from a single Lodderomyces elongisporus chromosome 3, complete sequence genomic window:
- the HMO1 gene encoding high mobility group protein has protein sequence MSSELKITKDTLVASLFELSKAASEAANAAIDFYKVATGGEEDVTAEQLHEIQEAMKVAAQATAGVKRELEEPNGETSKKKKKAEKDPNAPKKPLTMYFAYSFDIRKRVAEERKKKNLPNMNAIDMNQTIKDHWESISPEEKAKWKNKYDEEMKKYIVEKAKYDQSLKDGTPYVPPHQRTASGTDNLDSPKIEETTVEEVNEQSAAPSASQDEKDKKRKKKEKSDKKEKKKKSSN, from the coding sequence ATGTCATCAGAATTGAAAATCACCAAAGATACTTTGGTTGCGTCGCTCTTTGAGTTGTCCAAGGCTGCTCTGGAAGCTGCCAATGCCGCAATTGACTTTTACAAAGTAGCAACCGGCGGCGAAGAAGATGTCACAGCCGAGCAATTGCACGAAATACAAGAAGCCATGAAAGTTGCTGCTCAAGCAACTGCTGGTGTCAAGCGTGAGTTGGAAGAACCCAACGGAGAAACTtccaagaagaagaagaaggctGAAAAAGATCCCAACGCACCCAAGAAACCATTGACCATGTACTTTGCCTACAGCTTTGACATTCGTAAGAGAGTTGCcgaggaaaggaaaaagaaaaacttgCCAAATATGAATGCAATTGATATGAACCAAACTATCAAGGACCATTGGGAAAGCATCTCACCAGAGGAAAAAGCCAAATGGAAGAACAAGTATGAtgaggaaatgaaaaagtacATTGTCGAAAAGGCAAAATACGATCAAAGCTTGAAAGATGGTACTCCATACGTACCTCCTCATCAAAGGACTGCATCCGGCACTGACAATTTGGATAGCCCCAAAATTGAGGAAACCACCGTTGAGGAAGTAAATGAGCAATCTGCCGCTCCATCTGCATCTCAAGACGAAAAggacaaaaagagaaagaagaaggaaaagtctgataagaaggaaaaaaagaaaaagtctTCAAACTAA
- the SDA1 gene encoding Severe Depolymerization of Actin (BUSCO:EOG09260TLW): MGKLRRAAVLPTNIILLQNVVKKDPESYHEEFLQQYSHYESLRDLYLENPTGTDSNSTTEFIELIGFLSAVCSCYSKETANFPEELKTILLANHRNLAPELREKIIQCLTMLRNKDIITAESLIQTIFPLLTAYATGASHAGLHVKQMRRQIYSTLISLLKSVNTGTKNQRLNKSTQALLFNLLEQKDTQGLWATKVTRELWRRGIWDDSRTVEIMTQAALHPDAKVAIAGAKFFLGADKEREENFEDDSSDEDGFDMSALKHKMEVNKKSSRRGKKLEQAVKQMKKKSSAKHSATYLNFSAIHLLRDPQGFAEQLFDNHLSSKNSNKFDLDQKIMFMNLISRLIGTHKLIVLGIYTFFLKYLTPKQRNVTQIMAAAAQASHDLVPPENIEIVVRKIANEFVSDGVAAEVASAGINTIREILARAPLAIDAPLLQDLTEYKGSKSKAVMMAARSLISLYREIAPEMLLRKDRGKTASMELQKGDKSKPRGPQYGVEQSVTGIPGLELLAKWKEEQGINGDEDENDDANWEVDDEDGGDGSDVEGDWVTVESDKEIEISDSEDEKEADGKDEDSELELSSDEEEEEEKGEDSDDNERPRKKQKLQEPVQAAKSAQDAMNELLSNRILTPADFAKLEELRTEAGVSKLMGISNEDAVDSTSLVGKVKYKQLREERIAQAKEGKEDREKFGSRKGKRDAPHSTTNKEKARKKNFVMMIHKKAVQGKQKLSLRDRQKVLRAHIDKQKKKGK; this comes from the coding sequence ATGGGTAAACTTAGGAGAGCTGCTGTGCTCCCAACAAACATTATTTTGTTACAAAATGTTGTGAAAAAAGATCCAGAATCTTACCATGAAGAATTTTTACAACAATATTCGCATTATGAATCGCTTCGAGATTTATATTTGGAAAACCCCACTGGAACAGACTCCAACTCCACAACAGAGTTTATTGAGCTTATTGGATTTCTTTCGGCAGTATGTAGCTGTTATCTGAAAGAGACTGCCAATTTTCCTGAAGAGTTGAAAACTATATTACTTGCTAATCATCGAAACCTTGCACCAGAGTTACGTGAAAAGATCATTCAATGTTTGACAATGttgagaaataaagatATAATCACGGCTGAAAGTTTGATCCAAACGATTTTTCCGTTGTTGACCGCATATGCTACAGGTGCAAGTCATGCTGGATTGCATGTAAAGCAAATGAGGCGTCAAATTTACTCTACATTAATTTCGCTTTTGAAATCTGTTAATACTGGTACAAAAAACCAGCGATTAAATAAATCTACCCAAGCATTGTTGTTTAACTTATTGGAGCAAAAAGATACTCAAGGTTTATGGGCAACAAAAGTCACTAGAGAGTTATGGAGAAGGGGTATTTGGGATGATTCACGAACAGTTGAAATCATGACTCAAGCTGCCTTGCACCCAGATGCCAAAGTTGCTATTGCTGGTGCCAAGTTCTTTTTGGGTGCAGAtaaggaaagagaagagaattTTGAAGATGATTCGAGTGATGAAGATGGGTTTGATATGAGTGCGTTGAAGCACAAGATGGAAGTGAATAAGAAATCATCAaggagaggaaaaaaattggaacaAGCGGTGaaacaaatgaagaagaagctgaGTGCCAAGCATTCAGCAACGTATTTGAATTTCTCAGCTATCCATTTGCTAAGAGACCCACAAGGCTTTGCTGAACAATTATTTGATAACCATTTGAGCTCCAAGAATAGCAACAAGTTTGATCTTGATCAGAAAATCATGTTTATGAATCTTATTTCGAGGTTGATCGGTACCCACAAATTGATTGTTTTGGGTATTTACACGTTTTTCTTGAAATACCTTAcaccaaaacaaagaaacgtTACTCAAATTATGGCTGCAGCTGCACAAGCCTCGCACGATTTGGTGCCACCAGAAAACATTGAGATTGTTGTGAGAAAGATTGCCAATGAGTTTGTTagtgatggtgttgctgcaGAAGTTGCTTCCGCTGGTATAAATACTATACGTGAAATCTTGGCACGTGCTCCGTTAGCCATTGATGCTCCATTGCTTCAGGATTTGACTGAATATAAAGGATCCAAGTCTAAAGCAGTAATGATGGCTGCAAGGTCATTGATCTCGTTATACAGAGAAATTGCTCCGGAGATGTTGCTCAGAAAAGATCGTGGAAAGACTGCAAGTATGGAACTTCAAAAGGGAGACAAGAGTAAACCTAGAGGTCCTCAATATGGTGTTGAACAAAGTGTTACTGGAATTCCAGGATTGGAGTTGTTGGCAAAATGGAAGGAAGAGCAAGGGATCAATGGAGACGAAGATGAAAACGATGATGCCAACTGGGAAGTTGACGATGAGGATGGAGGTGATGGAAGCGATGTAGAAGGTGACTGGGTAACTGTTGAATCGgataaagaaattgaaatctCAGACAGTgaggatgaaaaagaagcgGATGGAAAGGATGAGGATTCAGAGTTGGAGTTGTCTTCTgatgaggaggaggaggaggagaagggAGAGGATAGTGACGACAACGAAAGGCCaagaaagaagcaaaaactTCAAGAACCAGTTCAGGCTGCAAAATCTGCTCAAGATGCCATGAACGAATTGCTTTCCAATAGGATCTTGACTCCTGCTGATTTTGCCAAGTTGGAAGAGTTGCGGACCGAGGCAGGTGTATCAAAATTGATGGGTATTTCCAACGAGGATGCAGTGGACTCTACTTCGTTGGTTGGAAAAGTCAAGTATAAGCAATTgagagaagagagaatTGCGCAAGCTAAGGAAGGTAAGGAAGATCGTGAGAAGTTTGGTTCTAGAAAGGGTAAACGTGATGCACCACATTCCACTACAAACAAGGAGAAGGcgagaaagaagaatttcGTCATGATGATTCACAAAAAGGCAGTGCaaggaaagcaaaaattgTCACTACGTGATAGACAAAAGGTGCTTCGTGCACATATAGacaaacagaaaaagaaaggaaagtaA
- the BRF1 gene encoding transcription factor TFIIIB subunit brf1 (BUSCO:EOG092613QA) has product MSKVRKQRKCVNCGHTSFDVNRYTAAGDVSCTRCGTVLEENPIVSEVQFGESSSGSAMVQGAMVGADQARATFAGGRQNAMESREQTISNGKRKIRRLAAALKIADFIADAAGEWFKLALTMNFVQGRRSNNVLATCLYVACRKERTHHMLIDFSSRLQISVYSLGATFLKMVKALHITSLPLADPSLFIQHFVEKLDFGDKTTKVAKDAVKLAHRMSADWIHEGRRPAGIAGACVLLAARMNNFRRSHSEIVAISHVGEETLQRRLNEFKKTKAAQLSVESFRNETEVESSNPPSFDKNRLNEQKIARRLQQKQQQTFDELESMSAEERKKYLNQLSAEEQQKQVILNTIMSDITIDKKLINEQIDRILQLKRNKMEGSLYKTPHELSQDSKDADDNEIWNINWPKNLVKNLPTTDDVLKLVSSEVELNSDDDDAIVEESQMTPEEVAMKERIWTSLNHDYMIEQERKRLKQEADELTGNTSASNGGPRRKKPRNSIPPELQKEIGDIVLDEDGTPRSAADSTKMFLSKTSVSKKINYESLQGLFGDKF; this is encoded by the coding sequence ATGAGTAAAGTGAGAAAGCAGCGAAAATGTGTCAACTGTGGCCACACACTGTTTGACGTTAACAGATACACGGCAGCTGGAGACGTTTCATGTACTCGATGTGGTACTGTTCTAGAAGAGAATCCGATTGTTTCCGAGGTGCAGTTTGGTGAGTCCTCATCTGGTTCCGCTATGGTCCAGGGTGCTATGGTTGGAGCCGATCAAGCAAGAGCGACATTTGCCGGTGGGAGACAAAACGCGATGGAGAGTAGAGAACAGACCATTAGTAatggtaaaagaaagataagGAGACTAGCAGCTGCGTTAAAGATTGCTGATTTCATTGCCGATGCCGCGGGAGAGTGGTTCAAGTTAGCTTTAACTATGAACTTTGTCCAGGGAAGAAGATCAAATAACGTTTTGGCAACTTGTTTGTATGTCGCCTGTCGTAAAGAGAGAACTCACCATATGCTTATTGATTTTAGTTCACGGTTGCAAATTTCTGTGTACTCGCTAGGTGCTACTTTTCTCAAGATGGTTAAAGCATTGCACATCACGTCTTTGCCTCTAGCTGAcccttctttatttatacAGCACTTTGTCGAGAAGCTAGATTTCGGAGACAAGACTACAAAAGTTGCCAAGGATGCAGTCAAGCTAGCGCATCGAATGTCTGCCGATTGGATCCATGAAGGTAGACGTCCAGCAGGTATTGCTGGTGCATGTGTCTTGTTAGCAGCTAGAATGAACAATTTCCGTCGAAGTCACTCGGAAATCGTTGCCATTTCACACGTTGGAGAGGAAACGTTGCAAAGAAGATTAAATGAATTCAAAAAGACTAAAGCAGCGCAATTATCTGTTGAAAGCTTTAGAAATGAAACTGAGGTGGAAAGTTCAAACCCGCCTTCCTTTGACAAGAACAGGTTAAATGAGCAAAAAATTGCTAGACGactacaacaaaaacagcaGCAAACATTTGATGAATTGGAGAGCATGAGTGCGGAGGAACGGAAAAAATACTTGAACCAGTTGAGTGCCGAAgagcaacaaaaacaagtgATTTTGAACACAATAATGAGCGATATTACTATAGATAAGAAGTTGATCAATGAACAGATTGACAGAATATTACAGTTgaagagaaacaagatgGAGGGCTCGTTGTACAAGACGCCCCATGAATTATCACAGGACCTGAAAGATGCAGATGACAATGAGATTTGGAATATTAACTGGCCCAAAAATTTGGTCAAGAACCTTCCTACCACCGATGATGTTCTCAAATTAGTTTCGTCTGAGGTTGAGCTTAATTccgatgatgacgatgcaattgttgaagaGAGCCAAATGACACCCGAGGAAGTGGcaatgaaagaaaggatATGGACAAGTTTGAATCACGATTATATGATAGAACAAGAACGAAAGAGGTTGAAGCAAGAAGCGGATGAGTTAACTGGTAATACATCTGCCAGTAATGGCGGACCTCGACGAAAGAAGCCAAGAAATTCTATTCCGCCTGAATTGCAGAAGGAAATTGGTGATATCGTGTTGGATGAAGATGGGACGCCCAGAAGCGCTGCCGATAGTACCAAAATGTTTCTCTCAAAGACATCTGTttcaaagaaaatcaaCTACGAGTCTTTGCAAGGCCTATTTGGTGACAAATTTTAG
- the DBP8 gene encoding Putative RNA helicase, which produces MPQSFKELGVAKWLSESLEAMKIHSPTSIQSACIPEILKGRDCIGGAKTGSGKTIAFAAPMLTQWSQDPFGIFGLILTPTRELALQIAEQFAALGASMNIKVCVVVGGEDFVKQTLELQKKPHFVIATPGRLADHILNSGEETVSGLRRIKYLVLDEADRLLSNSFGSDLQRCFTILPPSEKRQTLLFTATVTDAVKALKDKPRAEGKLPVFLHQVDAGVDQIAIPKTLSTMYVFVPSYVKEAYLTSILKLPKYEESTAVVFVNRTMTAEVLRRMLRKLEFKVASLHSEMPQTERTNSLHRFKAGAARILIATDVASRGLDIPTVELVVNFDIPADPDDFIHRVGRTARAGRKGDAISIIGEKDIERIESIEERINKKMELLEGVDDDKVINDSLQKATTAKREAMSDMDKESFGERRKVNKKKRAVEEPSGKRQQKKVKKVKS; this is translated from the coding sequence ATGCCACAGTCATTTAAGGAACTCGGGGTTGCCAAATGGCTCAGTGAGTCTCTTGAGGCAATGAAAATACACTCGCCTACTTCGATTCAATCTGCATGTATACCTGAAATTCTTAAAGGTCGAGATTGCATTGGTGGTGCCAAAACAGGTTCTGGTAAGACGATTGCATTTGCCGCACCCATGCTTACACAATGGTCACAAGATCCATTTGGAATTTTTGGGTTGATCTTGACACCCACTAGAGAGTTGGCATTACAGATTGCCGAGCAATTTGCCGCATTGGGCGCACTGATGAATATCAAGgtttgtgttgttgttggaggTGAGGATTTTGTTAAGCAGACTTTGGAGTTGCAGAAAAAGCCCCACTTCGTAATTGCTACCCCTGGAAGACTTGCCGATCATATCTTGAATAGTGGAGAAGAAACTGTTTCTGGTTTGAGAAGAATTAAGTATCTTGTTTTGGATGAAGCTGATCGGTTATTGAGCAATAGTTTTGGCAGTGACTTGCAAAGATGTTTTACAATCTTGCCTCCAAGTGAGAAAAGACAGACATTGTTATTCACAGCAACAGTGACTGATGCTGTTAAGGCATTAAAGGACAAGCCAAGAGCAGAGGGTAAATTACCTGTCTTTTTGCATCAAGTCGATGCAGGAGTCGATCAAATCGCAATTCCAAAGACATTATCTACAATGTATGTCTTTGTCCCCTCCTATGTCAAAGAAGCCTACTTGACATCAATTTTAAAACTCCCTAAATATGAAGAATCTACAGCAGTGGTGTTTGTAAACCGTACAATGACCGCCGAAGTCTTGAGGCGAATGTTGCGTAAATTAGAGTTCAAAGTTGCATCGTTACATTCTGAAATGCCCCAAACTGAAAGAACAAACTCGCTACATAGATTCAAAGCCGGCGCGGCACGAATATTGATTGCCACGGATGTTGCTTCGAGAGGTTTGGATATTCCAACAGTTGAATTGGTTGTTAATTTTGACATACCAGCTGACCCAGACGATTTCATTCACAGAGTTGGTAGAACAGCAAGAGCGGGAAGAAAAGGTGATGCTATAAGTATTATTGGTGAAAAGGACATTGAGCGAATAGAAAGCATTGAAGAGAGaattaataaaaagatGGAATTGTTGGAAGGCGTTGATGACGACAAAGTGATTAATGACTCGTTACAAAAAGCCACAACGGCGAAAAGGGAAGCGATGCTGGATATGGATAAGGAAAGCTTTGGTGAACGAAGAAAAgtgaataagaaaaaaagggcaGTTGAAGAGCCCAGTGGTAAGAGGCAACAGAAAAAGGTGAAGAAAGTTAAAAGTTAA
- the MTG2 gene encoding GTPase of the mitochondrial inner membrane that associates with the large ribosomal subunit, which translates to MSLRRCLHYTRRLQNLSQDASIPPTSYKFHDKFPQSTANQVVIKKTITNLQDSSQTMKLTQLEENPLEESLDTNLEKASVATKPQIRNFISVADYFSGNQHHLHHVFYSNLINERSRRAQKIEHKKFIDLKIIKCSTGAGGNGCVAFFRDNLTTSGPADGGDGGSGGNVYVKVVDSGHNSLHYIQRAYVAKNGTPGKGSQLDGKNGEDVVIEVPVGTVIRWIPDPMEFKKHVTRKEGDELEDVYMEMELAHENYGGYFDDFNRVQLSRDSYKPGDGWIVKEHDREYYEAKDYFQELNKKVSKYEKEIEHEERMQDQFPLFGLDCDQVTQKPILLLRGGRGGLGNMHFITPNIRNPRFCKIGRAGITAHFLLELKLIADLGLVGLPNAGKSSLLRAISRAKQRVGDWEFTTLQPTIGVIQHRIDSEPFTVADIPGIIKGASENKGMGLDFLRHIERSGGLVFVVSLESADPTQDLKTLIDEVGPLRMKEKKVLVVATKADLSENGESFSVLRSYLNENRPEWKIVPVCAPNGENIERCLDLMSEVAKKETK; encoded by the coding sequence ATGAGTTTACGTCGTTGCCTTCATTATACCAGAAGATTGCAAAACTTGTCGCAAGATGCACTGATACCACCAACCAGTTATAAGTTTCATGATAAGTTTCCACAGTCCACGGCGAATCAAGTAGTGATTAAAAAGACTATTACCAATCTACAAGATTCTCTGCAGACAATGAAATTGACTCAACTTGAAGAAAATCCATTAGAGGAAAGTTTAGACACAAATTTGGAGAAAGCCTCAGTTGCTACTAAGCCGCAAATTCGAAATTTTATCAGTGTAGCAGATTACTTCTCAGGTAACCAGcaccatcttcatcatgTATTTTATTCCAACTTGATCAATGAGCGATCTCGTCGTGCGCAAAAGATTGAGCACAAGAAGTTTATTGATTTAAAGATTATTAAATGTTCTACGGGAGCTGGTGGTAATGGATGTGTTGCCTTTTTCCGGGATAACTTGACTACCCTGGGTCCTGCCGATGGAGGAGATGGTGGTTCTGGTGGGAATGTTTATGTCAAAGTTGTTGATTCCGGACATAATTCCTTGCATTATATTCAGCGAGCATATGTTGCTAAAAATGGTACACCGGGCAAAGGATCACAATTGGATGGTAAGAATGGAGAAGATGTTGTTATAGAAGTTCCTGTGGGCACAGTTATTAGATGGATTCCTGATCCAATGGAGTTTAAAAAGCACGTGACTCGGAAAGAGGGAGATGAGTTGGAGGATGTTTATATGGAAATGGAATTGGCTCATGAGAATTATGGTGGCTATTTTGATGACTTTAACAGAGTGCAGTTGAGTAGAGATAGTTATAAGCCAGGGGATGGATGGATTGTTAAAGAGCACGATCGAGAATATTATGAGGCAAAAGATTATTTCCAGGAGCTTAATAAGAAAGTTTCGaaatatgaaaaagagATTGAACATGAGGAAAGGATGCAAGATCAATTCCCATTATTTGGTTTGGATTGTGATCAAGTTACACAGAAACCTATATTGCTTTTGAGGGGAGGACGTGGTGGGTTAGGAAATATGCATTTCATTACTCCCAACATTAGGAATCCCAGGTTTTGCAAGATTGGACGTGCTGGAATCACTGCGCATTTTTTGTtggaattgaaattgattgCGGATTTGGGGCTTGTTGGTTTACCCAATGCTGGGAAGCTGAGTCTTCTTCGAGCTATTTCAAGAGCAAAGCAGAGGGTTGGTGATTGGGAGTTTACTACGTTGCAGCCCACGATTGGTGTTATTCAGCATCGTATTGACTCTGAGCCATTTACGGTAGCAGATATTCCTGGTATAATTAAGGGTGCTTCAGAAAACAAGGGTATGGGTTTGGATTTCTTGCGTCATATTGAAAGGTCTGGAGGGTTGGTGTTTGTAGTGAGTTTGGAACTGGCGGACCCTACCCAAGATTTGAAAACGTTGATTGATGAGGTTGGACCTTTGAGGatgaaggagaaaaaagttttggtTGTTGCCACCAAGGCCGACTTGAGTGAGAATGGCGAGAGTTTTAGTGTTTTGAGACTGTATTTGAATGAAAATCGTCCTGAATGGAAGATTGTGCCTGTTTGTGCGCCAAACGGAGAGAATATTGAAAGGTGTTTGGATTTGATGAGTGAAGTCgccaagaaagaaacaaagtgA
- the SRR1 gene encoding sensitivity to red-light reduced protein gives MTRLTRPMVRSPISLPSTPSQLLHSASLSSSPSSPSLVQQSHSYHGDYFSIKPKLSLDFAHSSDNFSDESELENNSTSFVDDDDIVKVRETFDNISIDIGASNPFAKNKHQWSYSPITPYDIVDENHTITVSTPKTNSQLLYTTTSPQSPRKETLSLKFGPSTLKSTVSTSTSTSTSTSTGTNTETKTVTTAAKSTNFTLSMPNLQQHKFLLVDDNLINLKILNRILLKLYPKAQITQVLDSTKVAKLVEENEYDAVFIDIEMPVVNGVQIAQFIRSDVSKDDLTVIAVTTRNSKEDLALFEKTGIDYTFGKPLNYKLDFMANVIDEIIERRKGQMIKKSVSSVESGVSLCSKESTNTLLIA, from the coding sequence atgacgAGATTGACTAGACCAATGGTGAGATCACCAATCTCCTTACCCTCGACACCATCACAGTTGTTGCACTCTGCATCCTTATCGTCATCTCCATCTTCACCATCATTAGTACAACAATCACACTCATACCACGGTGACTATTTCTCAATCAAACCCAAACTTTCATTAGATTTCGCCCACTCAAGTGATAACTTCTCCGATGAAAGTGAGCTCGAGAATAATAGCACTTCATTTgtcgatgatgatgatataGTAAAAGTCAGAGAGACTTTTGACAATATCTCTATCGATATTGGTGCTAGCAATCCATTTGCTAAGAACAAACACCAATGGAGTTACTCGCCAATCACACCTTATgacattgttgatgaaaacCATACAATCACTGTATCTACACCCAAAACTAACTCACAGTTATTATACACAACCACCTCACCACAACTGCCGAGAAAAGAAACCTTATCCTTGAAGTTTGGACCATCCACATTGAAATCAACAGTCAGCACTAGTACTAGCACTAGCACTAGCACTAGTACTGGCACTAACACTGAAACTAAAACTGTTACAACTGCGGCTAAAAGTACGAACTTTACCCTTTCGATGCCcaatcttcaacaacacaaatttcttcttgttgacGATAACTTGATCAACCTCAAGATTCTCAACCGCATATTGCTCAAATTGTACCCCAAAGCACAGATCACCCAAGTCCTCGACTCGACCAAGGTTGCTAAGTTGGTAGAGGAAAACGAATACGATGCAGTATTTATCGATATTGAGATGCCCGTGGTGAATGGAGTTCAAATTGCACAGTTTATTAGAAGTGATGTGTCCAAAGATGATCTTACTGTGATTGCAGTCACCACAAGGAATTCCAAAGAAGATTTGGCATTATTTGAGAAAACCGGTATTGACTATACATTTGGCAAGCCATTGAATTACAAATTGGATTTCATGGCTAATGTGATTGATGAAATAATTGAGAGACGAAAAGGACAAATGATTAAGAAGAGTGTAAGCAGTGTTGAAAGTGGAGTTTCATTATGCTCAAAAGAGTCCACCAACACTCTACTCATTGCATAG